A genomic region of Mycobacterium sp. Aquia_213 contains the following coding sequences:
- a CDS encoding PPE domain-containing protein, with amino-acid sequence MTAPKMMKVEYEELMARAALLERPIGSGVPSEIPQPPCTLAIVLKAAKALQDGSEDMRKYLTEFDTVRLALAQSLRNAAKAYRQVDEDAAHAVSNLTPLSGVVTPDPVDGPGMLGVGGPGPDVDPTRDQIIDGLHSIEDIAWQLEQKDQGASFERFADQWAKYREQLRFAARERFEPFREWEGDAASTVSANFEAQRKWLETMVAFSGQIADQAQTIAAEFRDLRKWHVYVDDIRSQTRYHRMKYEWKDFKEVEQYIKTQSTSGSQTWIIRFYKQATDESARLLAEFKGKAGLPIAQVNPDRPPPPSKIKPPAPWKPAARPSDLDIAKSHILKPPARPDWLPDDDGPTPVPTPGDQGGVPAMPMMPMMPMTPQTNDAKLAEALKDLKPQGAPGMPHGGGGVKPASFGGAGVPTAPLQSWGEGDPASRPAAAGPGAGPGALGRGVPGGGAMGGGMGGGAPAQAGDKGGKGKRVQGDEDALYTEDRAWTEGVIGLRGAKEVPKQ; translated from the coding sequence GTGACCGCACCGAAGATGATGAAGGTCGAGTACGAGGAACTCATGGCTCGCGCCGCCCTGCTGGAACGGCCGATAGGAAGCGGCGTACCAAGCGAAATCCCCCAACCGCCATGCACCCTCGCAATTGTCTTAAAAGCGGCCAAAGCCCTTCAGGACGGTTCCGAGGACATGCGTAAATACTTGACGGAGTTCGACACGGTCCGGCTAGCGCTCGCGCAGTCGCTGCGGAACGCGGCTAAAGCGTATCGACAAGTCGACGAGGACGCCGCTCACGCCGTGAGCAACCTAACGCCGCTGTCGGGGGTGGTCACGCCCGATCCGGTGGATGGGCCGGGAATGCTTGGCGTTGGCGGACCTGGGCCAGACGTAGATCCTACTAGGGACCAGATAATCGATGGGTTGCATTCTATCGAAGACATAGCGTGGCAACTCGAGCAAAAGGACCAAGGTGCGTCGTTTGAGCGCTTTGCAGATCAATGGGCGAAGTACCGCGAGCAATTGCGGTTCGCAGCCCGCGAGCGGTTTGAACCCTTCCGAGAATGGGAGGGCGACGCAGCCTCTACCGTCTCCGCCAATTTCGAAGCGCAGCGGAAGTGGTTGGAGACAATGGTGGCATTCTCCGGTCAGATCGCTGACCAGGCCCAAACAATTGCGGCCGAATTTCGCGATCTCCGCAAGTGGCATGTCTATGTAGACGACATCCGCAGCCAAACCCGATATCATAGAATGAAATATGAATGGAAAGACTTCAAAGAGGTCGAGCAATATATCAAGACCCAAAGTACCTCGGGCTCGCAAACCTGGATTATAAGGTTCTACAAGCAAGCGACGGATGAGTCGGCCCGACTATTGGCCGAATTCAAGGGTAAGGCAGGTCTGCCAATAGCACAGGTAAATCCCGATCGGCCCCCACCCCCCTCGAAAATTAAACCGCCGGCACCGTGGAAACCAGCAGCGAGGCCCAGCGATTTAGACATCGCAAAGTCTCATATTCTCAAACCGCCGGCGCGACCGGATTGGCTGCCCGACGACGATGGGCCGACGCCCGTCCCCACCCCCGGTGACCAGGGGGGTGTGCCCGCGATGCCGATGATGCCCATGATGCCGATGACACCGCAGACCAACGATGCGAAGCTGGCCGAGGCCTTGAAGGACCTGAAACCGCAAGGGGCGCCGGGCATGCCGCATGGCGGCGGGGGAGTCAAACCGGCATCGTTCGGCGGGGCCGGTGTGCCGACCGCCCCGTTGCAGTCCTGGGGAGAGGGCGATCCAGCATCACGGCCCGCCGCCGCGGGGCCCGGGGCCGGGCCCGGAGCTCTGGGCCGTGGAGTCCCGGGCGGGGGCGCCATGGGCGGCGGCATGGGCGGCGGCGCTCCCGCCCAGGCTGGAGATAAGGGCGGCAAAGGCAAACGCGTGCAAGGGGATGAAGACGCGCTGTATACCGAGGATCGGGCATGGACCGAGGGTGTCATCGGTTTGCGCGGCGCCAAGGAAGTGCCCAAGCAGTAG
- the ppk2 gene encoding polyphosphate kinase 2 has protein sequence MSTSSDGAPAKAKKKKSSAQAAPKLSDAVYEAELFRLQTEFVNLQEWVRHSGARIVVLFEGRDAAGKGGAIKRITEYLSPRTAHIAALPVPTDRERGQWYYQRYIAHLPSKGEIVLFDRSWYNRAGIEKVMGFCTPQEHALFLRQTPIFEQMLIDDGILLRKYWFSVSEAEQLRRFRARRNDPVRRWKLSTMDLESVYRWEDYSRAKDEMMVHTDTPVSPWYVVESDIKKNARLNMMHHLLTSIGYHDVEEPKVDLPERPIETGNYQRPPRELSTYVDDYAATLIES, from the coding sequence GTGAGCACCTCGAGCGACGGCGCACCGGCAAAGGCGAAGAAAAAGAAATCGTCTGCGCAGGCGGCGCCCAAGCTCTCCGATGCCGTCTATGAAGCCGAATTGTTCCGGTTACAAACGGAATTCGTGAATCTGCAGGAGTGGGTGCGTCATTCAGGTGCGCGAATCGTGGTGCTTTTCGAAGGCCGCGACGCCGCGGGCAAGGGCGGTGCCATCAAGCGGATCACCGAATACCTCAGCCCCCGTACCGCCCACATCGCCGCGTTGCCGGTGCCCACCGACCGGGAGCGGGGCCAGTGGTACTACCAGCGGTATATCGCCCATCTGCCCAGTAAAGGCGAAATCGTGCTGTTCGACCGGTCCTGGTACAACCGCGCGGGCATCGAGAAAGTCATGGGATTCTGCACGCCGCAAGAACATGCGCTGTTTTTGCGACAGACGCCGATATTCGAACAGATGCTCATCGATGACGGGATTCTGCTGCGCAAGTACTGGTTTTCGGTTTCCGAGGCCGAACAACTGCGCCGTTTCCGGGCGCGCCGCAACGACCCCGTCCGGCGCTGGAAACTGTCCACGATGGACCTGGAATCGGTGTATCGCTGGGAGGACTATTCGCGCGCCAAAGACGAGATGATGGTGCACACCGATACGCCGGTAAGTCCTTGGTACGTCGTGGAATCCGATATCAAGAAAAACGCGCGATTGAACATGATGCACCACCTGCTCACCAGCATCGGGTACCACGACGTCGAAGAGCCGAAGGTCGACCTGCCGGAACGCCCGATCGAGACCGGCAACTACCAGCGTCCGCCGCGGGAGTTGTCGACGTATGTCGACGACTACGCGGCCACCTTGATCGAGAGCTAG
- a CDS encoding fatty acid desaturase family protein, with amino-acid sequence MAITDVDVFTHLTDADIDALGVELDAIRQDIEDSRGDRDARYIRRTIAAQRALEVSARLMLAASSRRSAWWAGTVTLGVAKIIENMEIGHNVMHGQWDWMNDPEIHSSSWEWDMAGSSKHWRYTHNFVHHKYTNILGMDDDVGYGMLRVTRDQRWRKHNLFNLVFNTLLGLGFEWGVGLQHVEIGKIVKKRMDQDEARERTEEFFAKAGRQIVKDYVAFPALTSLSPGATYTSTLKANAVANVIRNVWANAVIFCGHFPDGAEKFTKTDMVGETKGQWYLRQMLGSANFEGGWLLRFMSGNLCHQIEHHLYPDLPSNRLHEISVRVREVCDKYDLPYTTGSFLMQYGKTWRTMAKLSLPNKYLLDNADDAPETRSERMFAELEADFAGTDPETGRRRGLKTAIATVRGWRRDKRALKKMEQLLKDADGLAA; translated from the coding sequence ATGGCGATCACAGACGTCGACGTATTCACGCATTTGACCGACGCTGATATCGACGCCCTGGGCGTTGAGCTGGATGCTATCCGCCAGGACATAGAAGACTCACGCGGCGACCGGGATGCCCGTTACATCCGTCGCACCATTGCCGCGCAGCGTGCGCTGGAGGTTTCTGCCCGACTGATGCTGGCCGCGAGTTCGCGGCGTTCGGCATGGTGGGCCGGCACCGTGACCCTGGGCGTGGCCAAGATCATCGAGAACATGGAGATCGGCCACAACGTCATGCACGGCCAGTGGGACTGGATGAACGATCCGGAGATTCACTCCTCCTCATGGGAGTGGGACATGGCCGGGTCGTCCAAGCACTGGCGCTACACCCACAACTTCGTGCACCACAAGTACACCAACATCCTCGGGATGGACGACGACGTCGGCTACGGCATGCTGCGCGTCACCCGCGACCAGCGCTGGAGGAAGCACAACCTCTTCAATCTGGTGTTCAACACCTTGCTGGGCCTCGGCTTCGAATGGGGTGTCGGCCTGCAGCACGTGGAGATCGGCAAGATCGTCAAGAAGCGGATGGACCAGGACGAGGCCCGGGAGCGGACCGAGGAGTTCTTCGCCAAGGCCGGCCGCCAGATCGTGAAGGACTACGTCGCATTCCCGGCGCTGACCTCGCTGTCGCCCGGCGCGACGTACACGTCCACGTTGAAGGCCAATGCCGTTGCCAACGTGATCCGCAATGTGTGGGCCAACGCGGTGATCTTCTGCGGTCATTTCCCTGATGGCGCAGAGAAATTCACCAAGACCGACATGGTCGGCGAGACGAAGGGCCAGTGGTATCTGCGCCAGATGCTGGGCAGTGCCAACTTCGAAGGCGGATGGCTGCTGCGGTTCATGAGCGGCAACCTGTGCCACCAGATCGAGCACCACCTGTACCCCGACCTGCCGAGCAACCGGCTGCACGAGATCTCGGTGCGGGTGCGCGAGGTCTGCGACAAGTACGACTTGCCTTACACCACAGGCTCTTTCCTGATGCAGTACGGCAAAACCTGGCGCACGATGGCCAAGCTGTCGTTGCCCAACAAGTACTTGCTGGACAACGCCGACGACGCGCCGGAAACCCGTAGCGAGCGGATGTTTGCCGAACTCGAGGCCGATTTCGCCGGAACCGACCCGGAGACCGGTCGGCGGCGCGGACTCAAGACCGCCATTGCCACCGTTCGGGGTTGGCGCCGCGACAAGCGCGCCCTGAAGAAAATGGAGCAGCTGCTCAAGGACGCCGACGGCCTGGCGGCCTAG
- a CDS encoding DUF6912 family protein, translating into MGAGAIQVYIPATLAMLEQLVADGSLSPVNGTAFAVTPTLREAYAEGDDDELADVALREAALASLRLLAADDDARPRRAVLAAEVEDVTFRPDLDDAVVRLAGPVALDRVVAAYVDNSGAEEAVAKAIEAIDAADLGDEDADLVVGDAQDHDLAWYANQELPFLLDLL; encoded by the coding sequence ATGGGCGCTGGCGCGATCCAGGTCTACATTCCTGCCACTCTCGCGATGCTGGAGCAGCTCGTCGCCGATGGCTCGCTGAGCCCCGTCAATGGCACCGCGTTCGCGGTGACACCGACCCTGCGCGAGGCCTATGCGGAGGGCGATGACGACGAGCTCGCCGACGTGGCGCTGCGGGAGGCGGCGCTGGCCTCGCTGCGCCTGCTGGCCGCTGACGACGACGCGCGGCCGCGGCGCGCGGTGCTGGCCGCCGAGGTCGAAGACGTCACCTTCCGCCCCGATCTCGACGATGCGGTGGTCCGGCTCGCCGGGCCCGTCGCGTTGGACCGGGTGGTAGCGGCCTACGTCGATAACTCCGGCGCGGAAGAGGCCGTCGCGAAGGCGATCGAGGCGATCGACGCCGCCGACCTGGGGGATGAGGATGCCGACCTGGTCGTCGGCGATGCCCAGGACCACGATTTGGCCTGGTACGCGAACCAGGAGCTGCCGTTTCTGCTCGACCTGTTGTAA
- a CDS encoding ferredoxin reductase produces the protein MGKKYQSLTAHVVETRRPTVVGAERHPGWHALRKIAARITTPLLPDDYLHLANPLWSARELRGRIVQVRRETEDSATLVIKPGWGFSFDYEPGQYIGIGLLVDGRWRWRSYSLTSSPVARSGSGPERTVTISVKAMPEGFLSTHLVEGVEPGTIVRLAAPQGNFVLPDPAPPSILFLTAGSGITPVMSMLRTLVRRKQIGDIQHVHSAPTESDVMFGTELTALATVHPGYRLRVRETRAQGRLDLARLDDEVPDWRDRQTWACGPEGMLAQAERVWAAAGISDRLHLERFAVAKAAPAGAGGTVTFGRTGRTVAADAATSLMDAGEGAGIQMPFGCRMGICQSCVVPLVEGHVRDLRTGQEHEPGTRVQTCISAASGDCVLDI, from the coding sequence ATGGGTAAGAAATACCAGTCACTCACCGCACACGTCGTTGAGACCAGGCGCCCCACGGTCGTGGGGGCGGAGCGGCATCCCGGTTGGCATGCGCTGCGCAAGATCGCTGCGCGCATCACCACGCCGCTGCTGCCCGACGACTACCTGCATCTGGCCAACCCGCTGTGGTCCGCGCGGGAACTGCGGGGCCGCATCGTCCAGGTCCGCCGGGAGACCGAGGACTCCGCGACCCTGGTGATCAAACCGGGCTGGGGCTTCAGCTTCGACTACGAGCCGGGCCAATACATCGGAATCGGATTGCTGGTGGACGGCCGCTGGCGCTGGCGGTCGTATTCGCTGACGTCGAGCCCGGTCGCGCGGTCGGGGTCCGGCCCCGAGCGCACCGTGACGATCAGTGTGAAAGCGATGCCGGAAGGCTTCCTGTCCACCCATCTGGTTGAAGGTGTCGAGCCGGGGACGATCGTGCGGCTGGCCGCACCCCAGGGCAACTTCGTGCTGCCCGACCCGGCCCCGCCGTCAATTCTGTTCCTCACCGCGGGATCGGGGATCACGCCGGTGATGTCGATGCTGCGAACATTGGTGCGCCGCAAGCAAATTGGTGACATCCAGCACGTGCATTCGGCGCCCACCGAATCGGACGTGATGTTCGGCACCGAATTGACCGCGCTCGCAACGGTGCACCCCGGGTATCGACTGCGGGTGCGAGAGACCCGGGCGCAGGGCCGGCTTGACCTCGCCCGGCTCGACGACGAGGTGCCGGACTGGCGCGACCGGCAAACGTGGGCCTGCGGGCCGGAGGGCATGCTCGCCCAGGCTGAGCGGGTCTGGGCGGCCGCGGGCATCAGCGACCGGCTGCACCTCGAGCGATTCGCGGTGGCCAAGGCCGCACCGGCCGGAGCCGGCGGAACCGTGACCTTCGGGCGCACCGGGCGTACGGTGGCCGCCGATGCCGCGACATCGCTGATGGACGCGGGAGAGGGCGCCGGAATCCAGATGCCCTTCGGCTGCCGGATGGGTATCTGCCAGTCGTGCGTGGTACCCCTGGTGGAGGGTCACGTCCGTGACCTGCGGACCGGGCAGGAACACGAGCCCGGGACCCGGGTACAGACCTGCATTTCGGCCGCGTCCGGCGATTGTGTCCTTGACATTTAA
- a CDS encoding cation:proton antiporter, giving the protein MQVSGALLFQLGALLAALAVLGAISRRFALSPIPVYLMAGLSLGKGGIWPVAAAGEFIMTGAPIGVVLLLLTLGLEFSATEFATSLRHHLPSAGVDVVLNATPGAVAGWLLGFDGIAILGLAGVTYISSSGVVARLLEDLRRLGNRETPAVLSVLVLEDFAMAAYLPLFAVLASGGTGLEAVAGMAVAIGALVAAFFASYYWGHHVGRLVASADSEQLLLRVLGITLLVAALAESLHASAAVGAFLVGLTLTGDTANRARKVLGPLRDLFAAIFFVAIGLQVDPHELVPMLPVALMLAVVTATTKVATGIFAARRDGVARRGQLRAGTALVARGEFSLIIIGLAGTAIASVAALATAYVFVMAILGPVLARFSGAPPPEGTGAPA; this is encoded by the coding sequence GTGCAGGTTTCGGGGGCGCTGCTGTTTCAGCTAGGCGCTCTCCTCGCCGCACTCGCGGTGCTGGGGGCCATCTCGCGACGGTTCGCGCTGTCGCCGATTCCGGTCTATCTGATGGCGGGTCTTTCGCTGGGCAAAGGCGGCATCTGGCCGGTGGCCGCCGCCGGCGAGTTCATCATGACGGGCGCGCCGATCGGCGTCGTGCTGTTGCTGCTGACCTTGGGCCTGGAATTCTCCGCGACCGAATTCGCCACCAGCTTGCGACACCACCTGCCGTCTGCCGGGGTCGACGTGGTTCTCAATGCCACACCCGGCGCGGTGGCGGGGTGGCTGCTTGGGTTCGACGGCATCGCGATCCTCGGCCTGGCCGGCGTCACCTACATTTCGTCCTCGGGTGTGGTCGCGCGCCTGCTGGAGGATTTGCGCCGGCTGGGTAACCGCGAAACGCCGGCCGTGCTGTCGGTGCTGGTGCTCGAAGACTTCGCGATGGCCGCCTACCTGCCGCTGTTCGCGGTGCTCGCGTCCGGGGGCACCGGGTTGGAGGCGGTCGCGGGCATGGCCGTCGCGATCGGTGCTCTCGTCGCCGCGTTCTTCGCGTCGTATTACTGGGGCCATCACGTGGGCAGGCTGGTGGCGAGCGCCGACTCTGAGCAGCTGTTGCTGCGGGTTCTGGGGATCACCTTGCTGGTGGCGGCATTGGCCGAATCGCTGCACGCTTCCGCGGCCGTCGGCGCATTCCTGGTCGGGCTCACGCTGACCGGCGACACCGCGAATCGGGCGCGCAAGGTACTGGGTCCGCTGCGTGACCTTTTCGCCGCGATCTTCTTTGTGGCGATCGGCCTGCAGGTGGACCCGCACGAGCTGGTTCCGATGCTTCCGGTCGCGCTGATGCTCGCCGTGGTCACCGCGACCACGAAGGTGGCCACCGGGATCTTCGCCGCCCGGCGCGACGGTGTGGCCCGGCGCGGGCAGCTGCGGGCCGGCACCGCGCTTGTCGCAAGGGGCGAGTTCTCGCTGATCATCATCGGGTTGGCCGGTACGGCGATCGCCTCCGTGGCCGCGCTGGCAACGGCGTATGTCTTCGTGATGGCGATCCTGGGTCCGGTGCTGGCCCGCTTCTCCGGCGCCCCGCCGCCCGAGGGCACCGGAGCACCGGCCTAG
- a CDS encoding secretion protein EspK translates to MGLAPPTGEYAAEMLAANGWPEIDEDLNFDRAEQYMQVFRQVSGVADDCRRQQFDTFDGDVWSGSASGAANREVGTLIEALATLQSGLATVITWHRYIARSVIQAKSDIYDNVELAQRKINALENEIRLTAADRTAAITAVVDAAKGANAGVVAMTAEQILASKSWEPPHNALQNLLDQKAPPSITRPDKSLPDSGTPGVDEPSEPGPVVPRPGVPPLAGPRGGPALPPPSVPRIPAGVPPLPGMPASPVSPVPAAGGPRHAAPSNGPTAPGTPRNPAASEQSRDGGDDGPAGVAIPDAQPSGVGPQDDSPRVAPASATGMPAMPMAPGAAGGGGAGGSNASGAGPGGGAVPGLGGPAGRVSSGQSSGVRPAAATHRPAPRGDRVAHHESIDAGHLVEGVAMAAIPVSPARLERDAMAEAATADAARRRGPDRLQLARRIGAALNAPVGDKEPDFGFFWVTGVTTEGEIVVANSYGLAYVPEWVQLPEQVHMATADDAIPAAERARWTTYPILAVQGWAAHRDAKLRAVIGTEEQLADSDSGAAQMILNADDIPDSGEMIGRSRLEVVAPEAAARLALTPDAGLLALLPPAPATAPEDDRFMKWLAVVKLMIHDDPRRQAPHLKAFHAYVSHAQDVAVNGAHTAADPVALRCAVDDWLYWKHLTGLLDAALSVTS, encoded by the coding sequence ATGGGCTTGGCGCCGCCGACGGGTGAGTATGCCGCGGAGATGCTTGCCGCGAACGGGTGGCCCGAGATCGATGAGGACCTCAACTTTGACCGCGCCGAGCAGTACATGCAGGTTTTCCGACAGGTAAGCGGGGTAGCAGACGACTGTCGTCGGCAGCAGTTCGACACCTTCGATGGCGATGTCTGGTCGGGAAGCGCCTCCGGTGCCGCCAATCGCGAAGTGGGAACACTCATCGAGGCGTTGGCGACGCTGCAGAGCGGCCTAGCCACTGTGATCACTTGGCACCGGTATATCGCCAGGTCCGTCATTCAAGCCAAGTCGGATATCTACGACAACGTCGAACTCGCGCAGCGCAAGATCAACGCATTGGAGAATGAGATCAGGCTGACCGCCGCCGATCGGACCGCCGCGATCACTGCGGTGGTCGATGCGGCGAAGGGGGCGAATGCCGGCGTGGTCGCCATGACTGCCGAGCAGATCCTGGCAAGCAAGTCCTGGGAACCGCCACACAACGCGCTGCAGAACTTGCTGGACCAGAAGGCGCCACCCTCAATCACCCGTCCAGATAAATCCTTGCCTGACTCAGGAACACCGGGAGTCGACGAGCCTTCGGAACCCGGTCCGGTGGTACCGCGGCCGGGTGTCCCGCCGCTGGCCGGGCCGCGTGGCGGGCCGGCACTTCCGCCGCCGTCCGTGCCCAGGATTCCTGCGGGTGTTCCGCCACTTCCGGGAATGCCTGCGTCGCCGGTCTCGCCGGTGCCGGCTGCTGGTGGGCCTCGTCACGCGGCACCCAGTAACGGACCGACAGCTCCGGGCACTCCGCGAAATCCAGCCGCGTCGGAGCAGTCGCGAGATGGCGGTGACGACGGTCCGGCTGGTGTGGCGATTCCGGACGCGCAGCCGTCCGGCGTTGGGCCGCAAGACGATTCACCGCGGGTAGCGCCCGCCAGCGCGACGGGCATGCCGGCGATGCCGATGGCGCCGGGTGCGGCAGGCGGTGGTGGCGCGGGTGGCTCCAATGCTTCGGGTGCCGGGCCGGGTGGCGGCGCGGTGCCGGGTTTGGGTGGTCCGGCCGGGCGGGTGTCCTCGGGCCAGTCCTCCGGTGTGCGACCGGCCGCGGCGACCCATCGTCCGGCGCCGCGTGGCGATCGCGTTGCGCACCACGAGTCGATCGATGCGGGTCATTTGGTGGAAGGCGTTGCGATGGCCGCGATTCCGGTGTCGCCGGCGCGTCTCGAGCGCGATGCGATGGCCGAGGCTGCCACTGCCGATGCCGCGCGCCGGCGAGGTCCCGATCGGCTGCAGTTGGCGCGGCGCATCGGTGCGGCGTTGAACGCACCCGTGGGCGACAAGGAGCCTGATTTTGGGTTCTTCTGGGTTACCGGGGTGACCACCGAGGGCGAGATCGTGGTGGCCAACAGCTATGGGCTGGCCTACGTACCGGAGTGGGTGCAGTTGCCCGAACAGGTGCATATGGCCACGGCAGACGACGCGATTCCGGCCGCCGAGCGGGCGCGCTGGACCACGTACCCGATATTGGCCGTGCAAGGTTGGGCTGCCCACCGCGACGCCAAGTTGCGGGCGGTGATCGGCACCGAGGAGCAGCTGGCCGATTCCGATTCTGGCGCGGCGCAGATGATTCTCAACGCCGACGACATCCCTGATAGCGGGGAGATGATCGGCCGGTCCCGCCTCGAGGTGGTGGCCCCCGAGGCGGCCGCGCGGCTGGCGCTGACCCCCGATGCGGGATTGCTGGCCTTGCTGCCGCCGGCACCGGCGACGGCGCCCGAGGACGACCGCTTCATGAAGTGGTTGGCGGTCGTGAAATTGATGATCCACGACGACCCCCGCCGTCAGGCGCCACATCTAAAGGCCTTCCACGCCTACGTTTCTCATGCCCAGGACGTCGCCGTCAACGGAGCCCACACCGCGGCCGACCCGGTTGCCCTGCGCTGCGCTGTTGACGACTGGCTGTACTGGAAACACCTCACCGGGCTATTGGACGCCGCCCTGTCCGTTACTTCTTAG
- a CDS encoding Rv3235 family protein — translation MTISPVTPAHRDDFAVVPVVEYEPPPREVSRNPTPCRQPTVAHRTGGGPRRPYRGRAVRRPEPTAAAWSASMHQAAAFADAALRRVLEVIDHRRPVTQLRPLLVPGLVDSVLSVGQSRAGRQGAAVLRRMRLQPAGHRAAETAAEVFGSYSRGDRIHAIAARVEKLPTSSGVRWQVVALHIG, via the coding sequence TTGACCATCAGCCCCGTAACCCCCGCTCACCGTGACGATTTCGCCGTCGTGCCCGTCGTCGAGTACGAACCGCCGCCGCGTGAGGTGTCGCGCAACCCCACCCCATGCCGGCAGCCGACCGTGGCGCACCGCACCGGCGGCGGGCCGCGCCGGCCTTACCGCGGGCGGGCCGTCCGGCGACCCGAGCCGACGGCGGCGGCGTGGTCGGCGTCGATGCACCAGGCCGCGGCCTTCGCCGACGCCGCGCTGCGCCGGGTGCTGGAAGTGATCGACCACCGGCGTCCGGTCACCCAGCTCCGGCCGTTACTGGTGCCCGGCCTCGTCGACTCCGTGCTGTCGGTCGGCCAGTCCCGCGCCGGACGCCAGGGCGCCGCGGTGCTGCGCCGGATGCGGCTGCAACCGGCCGGGCACCGCGCTGCGGAGACCGCCGCCGAGGTGTTCGGCTCCTACAGCCGCGGGGACCGCATCCACGCCATCGCCGCCCGGGTGGAGAAGCTGCCCACCAGCAGCGGAGTCCGGTGGCAGGTGGTCGCCCTGCACATCGGCTAG
- a CDS encoding WS/DGAT/MGAT family O-acyltransferase yields MVTRLSTSDASFFRLENSATPMYVGSLSILQRPRTGLSYETVLAAVEQRLAQIPRYRQKVREIGVGMARPVWIDDADFDITYHIRRSALPSPGSDEQLHELVARLAARPLDKTRPLWEMYLVEGLAKNRVALYTKSHQALINGMTALEIGHVIADRTRQPAPFPEDIWIPERDPGSTRLLVGALTDWMVGPGTQLQAVGSAMAGLATNYGELLNAGRRVFDIARTVARGTAPNSPLNATVSRHRRFTVARGSLEDYRTVRARYECDINDVVLAVVTGALSNWLMSRGVGVSSGATVRAMAPLSVYAEDQHDSTGPGQMISQVTPFLVDLPVGEGNAVVRLSQIAHATESNPSAARLVDARTIVTLSGFAPPTLHAMGIRVATNFSARLFNLLITNAPGAQSQMYVAGTKLLETYAVPPLLHNQALAIGVTSYNGTLYFGINADRDAMSDVDLLPALLNQSLEELLNGSR; encoded by the coding sequence ATGGTGACCCGGTTGTCCACATCGGACGCGTCCTTCTTTCGGCTGGAGAACAGCGCCACCCCGATGTACGTCGGATCGCTGTCGATCCTGCAGCGTCCGCGCACCGGGTTGAGCTACGAGACGGTGCTTGCCGCGGTCGAACAGCGGCTCGCGCAGATACCGCGCTATCGCCAGAAGGTCCGCGAAATCGGGGTCGGCATGGCCAGGCCGGTGTGGATCGACGACGCCGACTTCGACATCACCTACCACATCCGGCGCTCGGCATTGCCGTCACCGGGCAGCGATGAGCAGCTGCACGAGCTCGTCGCCCGGCTGGCCGCGCGGCCGTTGGACAAGACCCGACCGTTGTGGGAGATGTACCTGGTCGAGGGGCTGGCCAAAAACCGGGTCGCCCTCTACACCAAGTCGCACCAGGCGTTGATCAACGGGATGACCGCGCTGGAGATCGGCCACGTGATCGCCGACCGGACGCGACAGCCGGCGCCGTTCCCCGAAGACATCTGGATCCCGGAACGGGATCCCGGCTCGACCCGGCTGCTGGTGGGCGCGCTCACCGACTGGATGGTGGGGCCGGGCACGCAGCTGCAGGCCGTCGGCTCCGCGATGGCCGGGCTGGCGACGAACTACGGCGAACTCCTCAACGCGGGCCGCCGGGTCTTCGACATCGCGCGCACCGTCGCGCGCGGTACCGCGCCCAATAGCCCGCTCAATGCCACCGTCTCACGCCATCGGCGGTTCACCGTCGCCCGCGGCAGTCTCGAGGACTATCGCACGGTGCGCGCCCGCTACGAGTGCGACATCAACGACGTGGTGCTGGCAGTGGTGACCGGCGCATTGAGCAACTGGCTGATGTCGCGCGGGGTAGGGGTGTCGTCGGGCGCGACGGTCCGGGCGATGGCACCACTTTCGGTGTATGCCGAGGATCAACACGATTCGACGGGGCCCGGCCAGATGATCAGTCAGGTCACGCCGTTCCTGGTCGACCTGCCGGTGGGCGAGGGCAATGCCGTGGTGCGGCTGTCGCAGATCGCGCATGCCACCGAGTCGAATCCGTCCGCCGCGCGGCTGGTCGACGCCCGGACCATCGTCACGTTGTCGGGCTTCGCGCCGCCGACGCTGCACGCCATGGGCATCCGGGTCGCGACCAACTTCTCGGCGCGATTGTTCAACTTGTTGATCACCAATGCCCCCGGAGCCCAGTCGCAGATGTACGTCGCCGGTACCAAATTGCTGGAGACCTACGCGGTGCCACCGTTGCTGCACAACCAGGCGCTGGCCATCGGTGTGACGTCCTACAACGGCACGCTGTATTTCGGAATCAACGCCGACCGCGACGCGATGAGCGACGTTGATCTGCTCCCGGCGTTGTTGAATCAGTCACTCGAGGAACTTCTCAACGGTTCTCGCTAG